One genomic region from Lacerta agilis isolate rLacAgi1 chromosome 13, rLacAgi1.pri, whole genome shotgun sequence encodes:
- the LOC117056911 gene encoding rho guanine nucleotide exchange factor 11-like, whose amino-acid sequence MLSVCFLLCLSQEIESSPECHHRRLTDFLGCELQRLASYPLLLNKIIQHTNESTYEHQCLCLARDEVKGILEGVQEELRQAEQHRQLQAYQQRLDARALRKSSHPLAREFQVGPPLRPPLQSLALSCSSPLLNAAFFCPSVQNLDLTGHDLIQEGRLQLRVSSKKTVGKWKKQPLLPRHTHVAQASQSGGVRALPLSFRLPFSIKAGIKEGRACGFMAERLWSLKALESHCCQREETGLS is encoded by the exons ATGTTGTctgtctgcttccttctctgcctTTCCCAGGAAATTGAGAGCAGCCCGGAATGCCACCACCGCCGGCTGACCGATTTCCTGGGTTGCGAGCTGCAGCGCCTGGCCAGTTACCCTCTGCTGCTGAATAAGATCATTCAGCACACCAATG AGTCCACCTATGAGCACCAGTGCCTTTGCCTGGCCCGTGATGAGGTCAAGGGGATCCTGGAGGGCGTCCAGGAGGAGCTGCGGCAGGCAGAACAACACCGCCAGCTGCAAGCTTACCAGCAGCGCCTGGACGCCCGAGCTCTACGCAAGAGCAGCCACCCACTGGCCAGGGAGTTCCAGGTAGGGCCTCCTCTTCGCCCTCCCCTCCAATCCCTGGCCTTGTCCTGCTCTTCCCCTCTGTTAAATGCTGCCTTTTTCTGCCCCTCTGTGCAGAACCTTGACCTCACAGGACACGACTTGATCCAGGAGGGGCGTCTGCAGCTGCGCGTCAGCAGCAAGAAGACTGTGGGTAAGTGGAAGAAACAACCTCTCCTGCCAAGACACACCCACGTGGCACAGGCCTCTCAGAGCGGAGGGGTCAGGGCTCTTCCTCTGTCATTTAGACTCCCCTTTTCTATTAAGGCAGGAATCAAAGAGGGGAGGGCTTGTGGCTTCATGGCAGAAAGACTCTGGAGTctaaaagccctggagagccactgctgccagcgaGAGGAGACAgggctgagctag